The Spirochaetota bacterium genome contains the following window.
GCAATTCGCCATGTCGGCTCCCGGGATCGCATCGATCGCGCTCAATACGGGGAATCCCAAACGCGTCGCCGAGAACGTATCGCTCGCCACCGCAAGCATTCCCGACGGCTTCTGGAAGTCAATGAAAGAAGAACGCCTTATCGACAGGGACTATCCCTATGTGGAATAATTTCGAACGAGCAATGATGTGCCGTACAAGGGGGCATCGATGAAAGCAGTACATATCACCGGACCGGGGACGATAGCCATCGTCGATATACCGGCGCCAAAGCCGAAGAGCGGCGAGGCGCTGCTCAAGATACTCTACTGCGGTATATGCGGATCCGATGTGCAGACCTATACCGGCAATCAGCCGTTCGCGAGCTATCCGCGCATACCGGGGCATGAATTCTCGGCACGCATCGAAGCGATCGGAACGAACGACCGCGGTCTTACCGAAGGGATGATCGTCACCGCTGTTCCCTATTTTAATTGCGGCGCATGCCATCCCTGCCGTACCGGCAGAAAGAACTGCTGCGAGAAGAACGAGACGATGGGCGTTCAGCGCGACGGCTGTTTCGCCGAATATATCGTCATGCCCGTCGACCACATTATCGACGGCAAAAGCCTTTCGCCGAAGACGCTCTCGCTCATAGAACCGTTCTCGATAAGCGCGCATGCCATTTCGCGCGGAGGCGTACGGGCGAACGACAATGTGCTCGTCATCGGCACCGGACCGATAGGGATGTTCGCCGTCATCGCGGCAAAGCGTATCGGCGCGCGCGTCCATGCCGCCGATGTCTTCGACGATCGCCTTTCGATGGCACGTTCGCTCGGCGCCGACGGCGTCATCAATACGAAGAACGATGTCCTTAAGGAACGCGTCGCCGCGCTTACCGATGGCGCGGGCATGGACGTATGCGTAGAAGCAGCGGGCTTACCGGAAACATTCCTCGCCGCCATCGATGCGGCAGCGTTTTCCGGCACGCTCATTCTCATCGGCAACGGCAAACGCGAAACGACGTTCAATCATTCGATACTTCTCAAAAAGGAACTTTCCGTGTTCGGCTCGCGCAACAGTCTCAACGACTTCCCTCCCCTCATCGACGCGGTGGCATCCGGCCGCACCGTGATCGACCGATTGATCACCGATGTGTATCCGTTCTCCGACGCCGTTTCGGCGTTCGAACGCCTCAGGAACAACGATGGGAGTACGGCAAAAGTGCTGGTGTCATTCGAATGATGGCCGCCTGTCCTGTCATCGACGCACATGCGCATCTTTGGGAACGCATCGACGGCTTGATCGACGGTACGAGGATACGCCACATCGGCGGCGGGAGAACGACATTCCCCGGCGGCATTCGCCAGATGATGCCCGCGCTCATGCACGACGGAAAAAATACCGCCGAGCGATTCCTTGCAGCGATGGATGCCGCGGGAGTTGCCGGGGCTGTCATCACGCAGGAATACATCGACGGGATACAGAACGATTATCTTCGCTCCGTTCGCCGAAAATACCCCGCGCGCCTGCGCGTCTGCGGAATGGCGGAATTCCGCCGCCCCGGATATCTTTCAACGGTGGGACGGCTCATCAAAGCGGGTTTCGACGGGATAAAGATCCCCGCACAGCGCCTTGCATCGTTATCTCCTCGCGTCCTGCTTACTTCGGATGAGATGATGCGTGCTTTAAAATTAATGGAAAAGAACGATATATTCCTTTCCATCGATCTCGCCGACGGGGATACGCAGGTCCCGGAAATGGAGGAAATAATACGCGAATTCCCGAAGTTGAGGATCGCCATCGGCCATTTCGGCATGGTAACGCGAGACGGATGGCTTTCGCAGATACGCCTCGCACGCCATGAGAACGTCGTGGTAGAATCGGGCGGGATAACCTGGCTCTTCCACAAAGAAGCCTATCCCTTCAGAGGTGCGGTACGCGCTATACGCGAAGCCGCAGACCTGGTCGGCATCGGCAAGATCATGTGGGGCTCGGACTATCCGCGGACTATGACGGCGATAACCTATCGCATGTCATTCGATTTCATCCTCAAGAGCGGCTTTAACGAATTGGAATCATGTTCATTCCTCGGAGGCAATGCTTCCCGATTCTATCGATTCGCCCCGCCGGAGACACCCGCAGTAAAGAGCATCCTTGAGGATTGACATGGCCTCACGTAGAGAAAAACACCCGTACATGCTCGTAAAAGACCGCATCAAAGACATGGCCAGGCGCGGCATCGTCGCCCCCGGACAAGCCGTGCCTTCGGTGCGCCACATGATGCGTGTGACCGGGCTCTCGGCAGTTACCGTACAGCGCGCATACACGGAACTCAAGCAGGAGGGCGTCCTCTTCTCGCGGCACGGCGCCGGATATTTCATCGCGGATAAGAAGAAGCGTTCAAGCATCGTGGAGATATTCCTCCCGTCGGAGCATCTCACGCTGTATCTCCTCTTCCTGCAGGGCGCGCACGCCGCCGCTGCGAAAGCGGGTCTTACGCTCCGTCTCCATGACCTTGATACCGATAAGCTTGCCTGGGGGCGTGAGACGATGCGCCTTCTTTCCGACGCGAAACGTGAAGGGTCCAGCGTCATTTTCATACAGGAAGCGTTCAACGATGTCAGGGAGCGCTGCAGGGATACCGCGATTTCATCGCCGTTCGTGACCGTGGAGTGGATGCTCCCGGGTGCCGCCGCCGTTGTCAACGATTATGAGCGATCGGCGGCGATGGGGCTCGAGTATCTTGTGAAAAAGCGTTCGGCAAAGCGCATCCTTGTGCTCACGGGAAGAGAGAATCAGTACAATGCACAGCTGAAGCTGAAGGGCATTCGGGAAGCAGCAGAACGTCTCTCCATTGCCGATATCGATTATCGCGCTACCGATTTCGATGCCTATTCGGCGTACCATGAAGCCAAGCGCTATCTGAAGAACGCCCGCCCTCACGCCGTTTTCTGCGCGAACGATTACGAAGCCATCGGCGTGTGCGGGGCGCTCACCGAAGCAGGGCTGCTCCCCGGCAAGGGAGTCGCCGTGCTCGGCTACGGAAATTTCATCGACAAAGCGACATCGCATTTCCCGATAACGACCATCGATCAGCGATGGCGCGACATGGGCGAAAAAGCGGTGGATATGATAGCGGCGAAGGTCCGCGGGGAAGCCTTTGTACCGGTCATGGAAATACCGGCCCGATTCGTGAACGGCGCGACGTAGCGCTCAGCGGCGATCTGCCGTTTCAATGACCACGCGAAGCTTCGGATGTTTCCCGAGCATCTCGCGCTCGATACGCGTGCGGATCTCATCGGCACGTTCGGGAATAGTGGACCTGTCCAGCGTCAGTGCGCAATGGAAGACACCGCTTTCGGCATCGCCTTCGATGCGTACGCGCGTCACTGCGGACACCTCGCTCATATGCCGCGTAACACGCTCCACATCCTCCCTGAGGTGAGCGACATCGCCCGCCGCGGTCGACACCGGGCGCGGACGGATTATCGCCCTGACCGACAGCTTTTTCTCAAGCAGCGACTCTGCCGCATCGCACGTGCTCGTCGCCGCCGTGAACGACATGGAGTCGTCGATATCGGCATCGAAGGAAACGATACTCTTCTTCCCGTACGTATGCACGGCTATCGAATGTATGCCGAGAATGCCCGGGACGCCCTGGGCGGCGCTGCGTATCGCATCGAGGAACGCACCATCCGGCGATTCGCCGCGCATGGAGAATATCGATTCCTTGGCGATGTCAAAACCGTTATAGATGATCACACCCGAGAGTATGAGCCCCATGACGCCGTCGATGATCGACTGTACGCCGAAAAGCCGAAGGAGAAAGCCCACGAGCACGATGGCGGTTATCACCGTATCACGGCGCGCGTTGAGCGTGGCCGTCCGGGCGCTCTGCGTACCGAGCACCGAGCCCAATGATGCCGCGAAGAACGAAAGCCAGAGATTGACGCAGACGACCGCGGCGATGACCGCAATGGCGACGATGTTCGCCGCTACCGGCTGCGGCGTCAGTATGCGTTCGAGCGACGCCTTGCCGAATTCGACCCCGGTGATGATAAGGACGAACGCGATGCTGAAGAGCACTACACGCCGCACTCGTTCGGTCTTGAACGTCTCATGGGCACCGACGAGCCGCGTATGCGGGGAAAAGAACTGTACGGACGGCGGCACCACGGACGCCCAGGCGTGCACCCCATCGGCGACGAGCGCAGCCGAATTCGCAACGATACCCGTAACGAAACGGATCACCCCGAGCATGATGCCGAAGCCGATGAGCGACACATGATGCACATAGAGATACCGCAGGCGTACATCGGCATCGCCTGTTCGTGTATATCCCGGTATGAGCCGCTTAAGGATGAACCGAATCATCTTTCTTCGCCTTTCGGTCGCTCGGGTCATAGAGCGTCATGCGGTTGCGGTCCTTGACCTTCACGTCGTCGCCGCCCATCTTGTTGATCGTGGTGCGCAGCTTTTCGATGAGTTCATCAAGATAAAGGCGGAAGAACACGTCCGCATATACCGAACTGCGATCAAGAGCTATCGTCATGATATTGGTGCGGTCGTCGAACATATCGACGAACACGAAATATTTCTTTGCATCGGCATCCTTGTCGTTGAAGTACTTCGAATGCTCCTCTTCCATGACCGACGTGTTGAAGATGAAGCCGAGAAGGAGGTACAGGAGATGCGGCGGCGTACGGTTCTGCATGTATTCATCTTCCGAACGCTTTACCATCACATGATTGAAATTGTTCTCGGAGAGTATCGACTGCTCGGTTATCGTCTTGTCATAGGAAAAATTCGGCCGCTGAATACCGCCGATGGTGACCGTCGAGAGCAGATTGGAGAAACAGTGATTGGTGACGTGATCGACGAATTTCCCGGAATTGATGCTGCCGCCCATGATGAAACGGAACACGTTCGAAAGATCGAGCCGCGAGCGCTTGAAATACATGTCGGATACGGCCTGGGCGAAGAGCGCATTGAGGATGTTCTTGTAATTCGCGAACGCCGCCTTGTACGCTTCCTTCTCCACCGGCGTAAGGATGCCCTTTTTCGCTCCCTGTATCATCTGGGGAAAATTCTTCAGCCCCTGCGAGTTCTGCGGGTTGTTCTTGAGCAGGTTCTCGACTATCTGCATGCGGTTCGTATAGATGTCGTGCTGATATGTTTCGGTTTTTGTCATACGGGCCTCGCTTGGTTCCCCAAGCGCTCCCTGTAGTATAATCACAATGGGAAAAAATGCAATAATCTGTACTTTCCGGACTTTTCCGGTATAATACCGTCACATCCATCAAGGACGGCACATGAAGTTCAACGGCATCATGATCGACTGCGCGCGCATCATCGAACGGCACGAGTACTACTACCGGCTCGTGGATTTCATGGCATCGTGGGGGATGAACACGCTCCTCTTCCATTTCACCGACGACACCGGCTGCTCGATCGCGCTGCCCGGCTTCGAACACATCGCGGCAAAGAACGCGTTCACCGCGCTCGAGATGAAAAAGCTCATCGCCCATGCGAAAAAGAACGGCATCGATATCATCCCCGAGCTCGAGACGTTCGGCCACACGCGGTATCTCACCGACACGAAGAAGTATGCGCATCTGTACGCGGGCAAAAGAACGAAGGAACTGACGTTCAATGCCATCGATCCCGTCTCCGCGGAAAGCCGCGATATCATGAAGAAGCTTATCCGTGCAGTGAAGAAAGTTTTTTCGAGCGAGTACATCCATATCGGCTGCGATGAAGTGAACCTCGCCGAATACTGTAAGAAGAATAAAAGTGATGAGGCCGATGTATGGACATCGTATGTCAACGCCGTCATCGGCATGGTGAAGGACGCGGACAGGACACCGATGATGTGGGCCGATCACCCGACAAAAAGCGCCGCTATCGCCGCAAAGCTCAGGAAGGACGTCATACTCATCGATTGGCGCTACCATCGCACAGTGAAGGACGATGTCTACGCCGGACTTTCCAGGGCCGGCTTCAGGAAGATCGTCGTCGCACCGTCCATCGCCTGCTGGGAATACCGCTTTCTCCCGGCAGCTATCGCGCTTGAGAACACCGAAAAAATGATCGGCTTCAACGCAAAGCACAAAGGCATGGGCGTGCTCACGACGATATGGTGCCCGTTCCGCTATCTGCAGGATGCGCTCTGGTACGGCATAGCGTTCAGCGCATTTGCGGTGCGGTCGCGGGGGAAAGTGAGCCGCGCGAAGTTCAACGAAGCGTTCGCGGAGAACGTGTTCAGCTCGGACTGCAAAGGTCCTATCGCCTCGATACTTTCCCATTATCCGATGCTGACGATAGACCATCGTGCCGCGCGTGCGATAACCGGAAAAAAACCGGACGCATCCGTCATAGCCGAAATGAAGACCGTCCACACCCTCGCCAAAGAAGTGCTCGATCTTTCCACCTGGTACCGGCCGCAGAAGAACGAACGCATCTATGAAGCGATGCTCCTCGCAGCG
Protein-coding sequences here:
- a CDS encoding zinc-binding alcohol dehydrogenase family protein, with translation MKAVHITGPGTIAIVDIPAPKPKSGEALLKILYCGICGSDVQTYTGNQPFASYPRIPGHEFSARIEAIGTNDRGLTEGMIVTAVPYFNCGACHPCRTGRKNCCEKNETMGVQRDGCFAEYIVMPVDHIIDGKSLSPKTLSLIEPFSISAHAISRGGVRANDNVLVIGTGPIGMFAVIAAKRIGARVHAADVFDDRLSMARSLGADGVINTKNDVLKERVAALTDGAGMDVCVEAAGLPETFLAAIDAAAFSGTLILIGNGKRETTFNHSILLKKELSVFGSRNSLNDFPPLIDAVASGRTVIDRLITDVYPFSDAVSAFERLRNNDGSTAKVLVSFE
- a CDS encoding cation diffusion facilitator family transporter, giving the protein MIRFILKRLIPGYTRTGDADVRLRYLYVHHVSLIGFGIMLGVIRFVTGIVANSAALVADGVHAWASVVPPSVQFFSPHTRLVGAHETFKTERVRRVVLFSIAFVLIITGVEFGKASLERILTPQPVAANIVAIAVIAAVVCVNLWLSFFAASLGSVLGTQSARTATLNARRDTVITAIVLVGFLLRLFGVQSIIDGVMGLILSGVIIYNGFDIAKESIFSMRGESPDGAFLDAIRSAAQGVPGILGIHSIAVHTYGKKSIVSFDADIDDSMSFTAATSTCDAAESLLEKKLSVRAIIRPRPVSTAAGDVAHLREDVERVTRHMSEVSAVTRVRIEGDAESGVFHCALTLDRSTIPERADEIRTRIEREMLGKHPKLRVVIETADRR
- a CDS encoding family 20 glycosylhydrolase, translating into MKFNGIMIDCARIIERHEYYYRLVDFMASWGMNTLLFHFTDDTGCSIALPGFEHIAAKNAFTALEMKKLIAHAKKNGIDIIPELETFGHTRYLTDTKKYAHLYAGKRTKELTFNAIDPVSAESRDIMKKLIRAVKKVFSSEYIHIGCDEVNLAEYCKKNKSDEADVWTSYVNAVIGMVKDADRTPMMWADHPTKSAAIAAKLRKDVILIDWRYHRTVKDDVYAGLSRAGFRKIVVAPSIACWEYRFLPAAIALENTEKMIGFNAKHKGMGVLTTIWCPFRYLQDALWYGIAFSAFAVRSRGKVSRAKFNEAFAENVFSSDCKGPIASILSHYPMLTIDHRAARAITGKKPDASVIAEMKTVHTLAKEVLDLSTWYRPQKNERIYEAMLLAATCAYLVSGHTVFQGATDTVERSAYNELLRSTMKDLSLDWDNTRFADDPQKRKPKFPGHEDQFVLTLIEALSAGTGK
- a CDS encoding LacI family DNA-binding transcriptional regulator, whose product is MASRREKHPYMLVKDRIKDMARRGIVAPGQAVPSVRHMMRVTGLSAVTVQRAYTELKQEGVLFSRHGAGYFIADKKKRSSIVEIFLPSEHLTLYLLFLQGAHAAAAKAGLTLRLHDLDTDKLAWGRETMRLLSDAKREGSSVIFIQEAFNDVRERCRDTAISSPFVTVEWMLPGAAAVVNDYERSAAMGLEYLVKKRSAKRILVLTGRENQYNAQLKLKGIREAAERLSIADIDYRATDFDAYSAYHEAKRYLKNARPHAVFCANDYEAIGVCGALTEAGLLPGKGVAVLGYGNFIDKATSHFPITTIDQRWRDMGEKAVDMIAAKVRGEAFVPVMEIPARFVNGAT
- a CDS encoding amidohydrolase family protein, with the translated sequence MAACPVIDAHAHLWERIDGLIDGTRIRHIGGGRTTFPGGIRQMMPALMHDGKNTAERFLAAMDAAGVAGAVITQEYIDGIQNDYLRSVRRKYPARLRVCGMAEFRRPGYLSTVGRLIKAGFDGIKIPAQRLASLSPRVLLTSDEMMRALKLMEKNDIFLSIDLADGDTQVPEMEEIIREFPKLRIAIGHFGMVTRDGWLSQIRLARHENVVVESGGITWLFHKEAYPFRGAVRAIREAADLVGIGKIMWGSDYPRTMTAITYRMSFDFILKSGFNELESCSFLGGNASRFYRFAPPETPAVKSILED